The Clostridioides difficile genome has a segment encoding these proteins:
- a CDS encoding ABC transporter permease subunit, protein MKISTTLKKISKAHILAIIFWLIVWQIGSMIIGQEILLVSPFSSLKRLFELSMKFEFWQSILFSFMKITTGFILAFIIGIISAIIASNKKNFRILIEPLILTIQSIPVASFIILSLIWISSKNLSIFISFLMVLPVVYRNILDGINSISRELNDMAKVFKVSRIKKIRYIYLSEVAPYLRAACSVSLGLCWKSGIAAEIIGMPANSIGENLYKAKVYLNTPDLFAWTIVIIIISICFQKGFLSLIDYLLKRLEIN, encoded by the coding sequence GTGAAGATTTCTACTACACTCAAGAAAATTAGTAAAGCTCATATACTAGCAATAATCTTTTGGCTTATAGTTTGGCAAATAGGTAGTATGATAATTGGTCAGGAGATACTTTTAGTATCTCCTTTTTCCTCTTTAAAAAGATTGTTCGAATTATCTATGAAATTTGAGTTTTGGCAATCTATACTCTTTTCTTTTATGAAAATAACAACAGGGTTTATATTAGCTTTTATCATTGGAATAATATCTGCCATAATAGCATCTAATAAAAAAAATTTTAGGATACTTATTGAACCCTTAATACTTACAATACAGTCTATACCAGTAGCTTCTTTCATCATATTGTCTCTAATATGGATATCTTCAAAGAACTTGTCTATTTTTATATCCTTCTTGATGGTATTGCCAGTGGTATATAGGAATATCCTAGATGGAATAAATAGTATATCTAGAGAGTTAAATGATATGGCAAAAGTATTTAAAGTCAGCAGGATAAAAAAAATAAGGTACATATATTTGTCTGAGGTAGCACCATATCTAAGAGCAGCATGTAGTGTTTCTTTAGGTCTATGTTGGAAATCTGGAATAGCCGCAGAAATAATAGGAATGCCTGCTAATTCTATAGGTGAAAACTTATACAAAGCTAAGGTATACTTAAATACACCAGATTTATTTGCATGGACTATAGTTATCATTATAATAAGTATTTGCTTTCAAAAGGGCTTTTTATCATTGATAGACTATTTATTAAAAAGATTGGAGATAAACTAA
- a CDS encoding ATP-binding cassette domain-containing protein, translating into MDIVIENLSKKYNDKVVLDNFSNVFKDNAISFITGTSGIGKTTLIRILMGLEKADSGKIVGISNKKISAVFQDDSLCENLSVLLNIKLVCENLCNSEIEDALELLDLKGCMNKRVRELSGGMKRRVAILRALLYDFDLLIMDEPFKGLDTETKYKVMGFVIRRMENKSAIIITHDMDDIKYFRNHEKLIIDFKMPSIY; encoded by the coding sequence ATGGATATAGTAATTGAGAATCTAAGTAAAAAATATAATGATAAAGTTGTTTTAGATAATTTTAGTAATGTATTTAAAGATAATGCTATCTCATTTATAACAGGAACATCTGGTATTGGTAAGACAACATTAATAAGAATATTAATGGGCTTGGAGAAAGCAGATAGTGGGAAAATTGTAGGTATTAGTAATAAAAAGATTAGTGCGGTATTCCAAGATGATAGTTTGTGTGAAAATCTAAGTGTGTTATTGAATATAAAGTTGGTCTGTGAAAACCTGTGTAATTCAGAAATTGAAGATGCTTTAGAACTACTGGATTTAAAAGGTTGTATGAATAAAAGAGTTAGAGAATTAAGTGGAGGTATGAAAAGAAGGGTGGCAATATTAAGAGCTTTATTGTATGATTTTGACTTGCTTATAATGGATGAACCCTTTAAGGGTCTGGATACTGAAACTAAGTATAAGGTTATGGGTTTTGTAATAAGAAGGATGGAAAATAAGAGTGCTATAATAATTACTCATGATATGGATGATATAAAATACTTTAGAAATCATGAAAAGTTAATAATTGATTTTAAAATGCCTTCGATATATTGA
- a CDS encoding 4Fe-4S binding protein, translated as MNNKKHWYDYLWIFSSIYLILGFVNIIFAWLGLICFFVPLLISIIKGNKAYCNKYCGRGQLFNLLGNKLNLSRNKDIPKFIRSKWFRYGFLTFFMVMFANMLFSTYLVFEGSRNFKEVVTLLWTIKMPWQWAYHGTLVSPWVVQFAFGFYSVMLTSTVLGLITMILFKPRSWCVYCPMGTMTQMICKAKSKSV; from the coding sequence TTGAATAATAAAAAACATTGGTATGACTATTTATGGATTTTTTCTTCTATATATTTGATATTGGGATTTGTAAATATTATTTTCGCTTGGCTTGGGTTAATTTGTTTTTTTGTACCATTGCTTATTTCGATTATTAAAGGAAATAAAGCGTACTGCAATAAGTATTGTGGAAGAGGACAATTGTTTAATTTACTTGGAAATAAATTAAATCTGTCAAGAAATAAAGATATTCCAAAGTTTATTAGAAGTAAATGGTTTAGATATGGGTTTTTGACATTTTTTATGGTGATGTTTGCTAACATGCTTTTTTCAACTTATTTAGTGTTTGAGGGTAGTAGAAATTTTAAAGAGGTAGTGACTTTGCTTTGGACTATAAAAATGCCTTGGCAATGGGCATATCATGGGACTTTAGTTTCGCCTTGGGTAGTACAGTTTGCGTTTGGTTTTTATAGTGTTATGCTTACATCAACTGTTCTTGGATTGATTACGATGATATTATTTAAGCCTCGTTCATGGTGTGTTTATTGTCCTATGGGTACTATGACTCAGATGATATGTAAGGCGAAGAGTAAGTCTGTGTAG
- a CDS encoding 4Fe-4S binding protein, with the protein MSGKKKKYANILEDECVACGSCIKVCPRGAISVPHGISAKIDRDLCVGCGICEKVCPASVIEIITILKEEEGKCLE; encoded by the coding sequence ATGTCTGGCAAAAAAAAGAAGTATGCAAATATTTTAGAAGATGAGTGTGTAGCTTGTGGTAGCTGTATAAAAGTCTGTCCAAGGGGCGCTATCTCAGTACCACATGGTATTAGTGCAAAAATTGATAGGGACCTATGTGTTGGATGTGGTATTTGTGAGAAGGTATGTCCAGCATCTGTGATTGAAATTATAACAATATTAAAAGAGGAAGAAGGTAAGTGCCTTGAATAA
- a CDS encoding IS607 family transposase, producing the protein MKYYSIGKFAKLIGKTTQTLRNWDNEGILKPHHITESGYRYYSQEQLNHFLGLKQDNKSNKKTIGYCRVSSNKQKDDLQRQVDNVKTYMFAKGYQFEIITDIGSGINYNKKGLNQLIDMITNSEVDKIVVLYKDRLIRIGYELIENLCTKFGTTIEIIDNTEKAEQQELVEDMIQIITVFSCRLQGKIGNKAKKMIKELIEDDTSEKS; encoded by the coding sequence GTGAAATATTATTCAATAGGCAAATTTGCAAAATTAATAGGTAAAACAACCCAAACACTAAGAAATTGGGATAATGAAGGAATATTAAAGCCACACCATATCACAGAAAGTGGATATAGATATTATTCTCAAGAACAACTTAATCATTTTTTAGGATTAAAGCAAGATAATAAATCCAATAAAAAAACTATTGGATATTGTAGAGTTAGTTCTAATAAGCAAAAAGATGACTTACAAAGGCAAGTTGATAATGTAAAAACATATATGTTTGCGAAAGGTTATCAATTTGAAATCATAACAGATATAGGAAGTGGAATTAACTACAATAAAAAAGGGTTAAATCAACTAATAGATATGATAACTAATTCAGAGGTAGATAAAATAGTAGTCCTTTATAAAGATAGATTAATTAGGATTGGATATGAGCTTATCGAAAACTTATGTACTAAGTTCGGAACTACTATTGAAATTATTGACAATACTGAAAAAGCAGAGCAACAAGAGTTAGTTGAAGATATGATACAGATAATCACAGTTTTTAGTTGTAGGCTTCAAGGCAAGATAGGTAATAAAGCCAAGAAGATGATAAAGGAGTTGATAGAAGATGATACTAGCGAAAAAAGTTAG
- a CDS encoding transcriptional regulator, with protein sequence MLELEKVIELFEEHNIEVSIPKELHKYNLLEYLKLCQQSGGTYFYIKTVEGALKEARNELMIKLFNGKNYMELARMFDMSVINVRYIVRKK encoded by the coding sequence ATGTTAGAATTAGAAAAAGTCATAGAATTGTTTGAAGAACACAATATAGAAGTGAGTATTCCAAAGGAGTTACATAAGTATAATTTATTGGAGTATCTTAAATTGTGTCAACAAAGTGGGGGAACATATTTTTATATTAAGACAGTGGAAGGTGCTTTAAAAGAGGCTAGAAATGAGCTTATGATTAAATTGTTTAATGGAAAAAATTATATGGAATTAGCGAGAATGTTTGACATGAGTGTCATTAATGTCAGGTACATTGTTAGAAAAAAATAG